In the genome of Streptomyces sp. V2I9, one region contains:
- the cobM gene encoding precorrin-4 C(11)-methyltransferase — protein sequence MTVYFIGAGPGAADLITVRGARILAASPVCLYAGSLVPVELLAECPQDARLIDTANLDIEQITAELVRAHAEGYDVARLHSGDPSVFSAVNEQMKRLDEAEIPYEVVPGVPAFAAAAAALKRELTVPTVGQTVILTRIAQRATAMPEGEDLATLGRSGALIVLHLAARYVDRVVAELLPHYGADCPTAVVAMASRPDEIILRGPLNSIAARVKEAGVTRTAVIMVGRTLGAEQFRDSHLYAVGRDRDVC from the coding sequence ATGACGGTGTACTTCATCGGCGCGGGCCCCGGCGCGGCCGACCTGATCACGGTGCGCGGTGCGCGGATCCTCGCCGCCAGCCCGGTCTGCCTGTACGCGGGCAGCCTGGTCCCGGTGGAGCTGCTGGCCGAGTGCCCGCAGGACGCCCGCCTGATCGACACGGCGAACCTGGACATCGAGCAGATCACCGCCGAGCTGGTCCGGGCCCACGCGGAAGGCTACGACGTGGCGCGGCTGCACTCGGGCGACCCGTCGGTGTTCAGCGCGGTGAACGAGCAGATGAAGCGCCTGGACGAGGCGGAGATCCCGTACGAAGTGGTGCCCGGCGTCCCCGCGTTCGCGGCGGCGGCGGCGGCGCTGAAGCGCGAGCTGACCGTTCCGACGGTCGGCCAGACGGTGATCCTGACCCGGATCGCCCAGCGTGCCACGGCGATGCCCGAGGGCGAGGACCTGGCGACGCTGGGCCGCAGCGGCGCGCTGATCGTGCTGCACCTGGCGGCGCGGTACGTGGACCGGGTGGTGGCGGAACTGCTCCCGCACTACGGGGCGGACTGCCCGACCGCGGTGGTGGCGATGGCGTCCCGCCCCGACGAGATCATTCTGCGGGGCCCCCTGAACTCGATCGCCGCCCGGGTGAAGGAGGCCGGGGTGACCCGGACGGCGGTCATCATGGTCGGCCGGACGCTGGGAGCCGAGCAGTTCCGCGACAGCCACCTGTACGCGGTGGGGCGGGACCGGGACGTCTGCTGA